A section of the Citrus sinensis cultivar Valencia sweet orange chromosome 8, DVS_A1.0, whole genome shotgun sequence genome encodes:
- the LOC102607257 gene encoding NDR1/HIN1-like protein 1 — MSEKDCGHSHDDRKKLVRLILYAVGGLIIVVLLIIFLFWAITRPSKPSFILQDATLYAFNLSTGPSPPNALTTNLQVTITTRNPNDQIGIYYQKADVYASYRNQQISLATLLPATYQGHKDVIVWSPFLCGNSVPVSPFVAEALGQDLNAGMVMVNIKVDGRIKWKVGTWISGRYHLHVNCPAYITFGDKSKGIASGASLKFQLVQSCSVDV, encoded by the coding sequence atgtCTGAAAAGGACTGTGGCCACAGCCACGACGACAGGAAGAAGCTGGTCCGGCTCATACTGTATGCCGTCGGCGGCTTAATCATCGTCGTTCTTCTCATAATCTTCCTCTTCTGGGCAATCACAAGGCCGTCAAAGCCAAGCTTCATCCTCCAGGACGCAACCCTCTACGCATTCAACCTCTCAACTGGACCGTCGCCACCGAACGCCCTCACCACGAACCTACAGGTCACGATCACGACGAGAAACCCAAACGACCAAATCGGAATCTACTACCAGAAAGCTGATGTCTACGCTTCCTACCGAAACCAGCAGATAAGTCTTGCCACATTGCTCCCCGCGACATACCAGGGCCACAAGGACGTCATCGTTTGGTCCCCGTTTCTGTGCGGTAACTCCGTACCGGTGTCGCCGTTCGTGGCGGAGGCGTTGGGCCAGGACTTGAATGCCGGCATGGTGATGGTGAACATCAAGGTTGATGGGAGAATCAAATGGAAAGTTGGCACTTGGATTTCTGGAAGATATCACTTGCATGTAAATTGTCCTGCTTATATTACATTTGGTGACAAGAGTAAAGGCATTGCTTCTGGTGCCTCTCTTAAGTTCCAGCTCGTGCAGAGCTGCTCTGTTGATGTCTAA